Genomic window (Vigna unguiculata cultivar IT97K-499-35 chromosome 10, ASM411807v1, whole genome shotgun sequence):
GACAGCATAAGAGGTGCATTTTGATAACAGTGAAATCAAATAGAAAAACTTGGATGGGCGAAGAAACAGAGGAAAACAGGAGTTCGGCAGAGTGGAATCCTGTGAGTAAAGAGATAAAGAAAGTGTGGGTTCGCACAGTTTTATTTCATTGCAGAAATCTTTGCATGTAAGAGACAAGCAAGAATAACTTAACTATATTATAATGTAATTGATTACttattcattttctttcatttgagCTTTTTCACATTGCAACTCTATTTTTCTCCAACCAACCAATCTTTCTTTCACTCTATTTCTCAcctattttccttttttctcaCCAAGCTATTTCATCTCCCTCTATCAAACAAAGCTGAACTGACACTAGCAAATACACTTCCGGGAAAATCAAACATCCAATTAAATCTATTAACACACTCACGCCCTTTCTCTCATCAAGTGCCTTTGGGTTACAAtaagaaaacaagaaataaatCAATTAGTGAATGACTAGTTTTGCATAACATATTCAATGGGTGTGACTGCGAAACAGGGCAAGACCAAGAACAACAAGAAAGGAGAACATATATCATTAAATACTAAAGATTCTCTAACCTGCAAGAGCTCCAATCACAAGCATCTCTGGACGATTTagagttttcttatttttggtcTGGCAGTAAGAATCCTTCATGGTATCATACAAGAAATAATAGCATGTACTGTATGGAAGCATGCCAACCAGTGTTGGTGAGATACCAGCATAAAAGGCGCCAACACCAccatctttataaatatttctaatcGCAATACCTAAAGTAGGGTAGATTTCAGGACTAACGGTTAGCCGGTCCTGTTATAAAATCAGAAGACAATTGCAATTTTAAACAAGAGTAAAagacaagaaagaaagaaagagttcAAACTTTCAAGCCCTGGTCACTATTAAAAAGAACACAAGCATAAATAATTTGACATGTTTCAGTAAAAAACAAATACACATAGTCCATTCAATTTGACATATATCTGATGTGATCAATTACTTCTTTTTCCGTAAGATACCTTCAAAACTTCGAGGGGATGGCATACAAGTGTGCTTGCAATCCCTGCTGCGGCACCAGCGACAGCAACTGGTGAAATCCAAGACAAGGGAAGGTTGAAATCGATGAAACCTATCTGCAGCTTGGGGTGGCCATCCTCTTCCCATTTGTTTTGCAGGGATGTCATAGCCCTTTTGACGCACTCAAATGTGGCCAGCTCAATAGCCTGTGTTGGAACTATACGAAGCATATTGATCATGTTTCCAGCCCACAATCCTTGCCATCCCTGCTGCTGTATAACCTCTACGAAACTACCAGCAATATTTTTGGATCCAACACCAACAACCATTCTTGTCCTGCATACATAGTTTACAGATCACTACACATGAATACCACTGTATCAGACCGCTCGGTACCCAGGTAGGAACAACAAATAGATAGGTGGATTTCAcaagaaaagaaggaaaaagggCGAACCTGATGGTCTCAAGAGGAGCAAGTATCGCCTTTGTCATTGCCCCTGCAAGGGCACCGCTGAAAAACTCGCGGGCCTCTCTAGAGCCCAGGAAATTCTGAAAAGGGaaaacacaaaaacataaaaaaaaatttaaacaaacagAAGGTGGGCATAACAAGAGGGATAACAGAAATAGGTGGGACGGTAACTGGAAGCGGCGGAAGGCGAATTTGAAAATCAAAGGAAGGGTTGTGATGATCGGTGTGCATGTCCTTGGTGATGGTGTAGACGTCTCCAAAGACCCCATGGCCATGCTTGTTGCTGTGCGGTTGAGACGGAGAATGGGTTTTCAATGCCATGTTTCCTTCCTAAAGGAATggaaaaaacagaagaaaagatattaacaaaaaatcGTTTTGTAGCGCAGGCAATCCAAGATATTAACGAGAGGAAAAAGACATGCCTGAGGTTGAGGTTTAGAGTGAGAGTTAGTGTTGGAGG
Coding sequences:
- the LOC114165093 gene encoding probable mitochondrial adenine nucleotide transporter BTL1 — protein: MSSSNTNSHSKPQPQEGNMALKTHSPSQPHSNKHGHGVFGDVYTITKDMHTDHHNPSFDFQIRLPPLPNFLGSREAREFFSGALAGAMTKAILAPLETIRTRMVVGVGSKNIAGSFVEVIQQQGWQGLWAGNMINMLRIVPTQAIELATFECVKRAMTSLQNKWEEDGHPKLQIGFIDFNLPLSWISPVAVAGAAAGIASTLVCHPLEVLKDRLTVSPEIYPTLGIAIRNIYKDGGVGAFYAGISPTLVGMLPYSTCYYFLYDTMKDSYCQTKNKKTLNRPEMLVIGALAGFTASTISFPLEVARKRLMVGALQGKCPPNMAAALSEVIREEGLKGLYRGWGASCLKVMPSSGITWMFYEAWKDILLVQNGNPF